Genomic window (Fictibacillus marinisediminis):
TACGTTATTTGATGAGGAAGGGGAATCAATATCCAACATTCCTTGGTTGGCAACGTTTAGCGGTAACTTTTCGATTGGATATGACCTTTTTAAAAAGGTAGGGGGATTTGATCCCGATTTTCGGTATTGGGGTTTTGAACACTTTGAGTTCGGATACCGTGCCTATCGCCAATCTGTTAAATTCTTATACAACAGGAAAGCGGTCAACATTCATATTGCCCATAGCAGACAAAACAATTATCAAAACCATCTTAAGAAAAGCCATGACATATTCAAAAAGAAACATCTATCCCCAGAAGTCGAGTTGCTTTTGGATTTTATGTTAGGTGACGTCAGTTTATTGGATCTCCACAATGTTAGTATTCCATTGCATGATAACGTCAATAAATTCAAAAATGTACCGGAGCTGTTTGTGAAGATAACAAACTTTTAGGAGTGTGTGTATGAACAAGTATAACGTCCTTCATCCATTCAGTTTTATGCCTAATTTACAGGATAAGACGGAAGAGGATATTAAAGAGATCTACACTTTTTTAGAAAGTGGAAAAGGTTGTTGGGTTAAAGATGATAAAGGAAATGAGTATTTTTATGCCACAACAGCTGTTCCAACCGTTGGGTTAGGTAATAAAAGGGTAGTGGACGCGATCAATAAGCAAATGGAGCGTTTAAGTTTCGCTTCCACTTGTGGTCAAACCCATCCTTATGTACAAAAGCTTGCTGAGAAGTTAGTGAGTGTAGCGGGAGAGCAATTTTCCCTATGCTTTTATACAACTGATGGCAGTGGAGCAATCGAAACGGCCATGAAGCTCGCTAGGCAACATTTCATGCAAAAAGGGTTACAGGGGAAATCCAAGTTTATTAGTTTTGACGGAAACTATCATGGAACCACGTTTGCTTCAGGTTCTGTAACAAAAATGGGGATTCAAGAAACCTTTGGAGAGGGGATAAAAGGTTGTTATACTGCACCCTTCCCGAATATGTTAAGACCCCCTGTTGAGGGTACAGAAGAAGAGATAACGGATTATTGCCTACAGCGATTAAAACATTTAATTGCTGAAATCTCCCCCGATGAAGTCGCTGCCATCATCTTTGAACCCATCCAAGGTGTCAATGGAATCATTCCAATGTCCAAGCGTTTCCTGCAGCAAGTTGCCTCTTTAGCAAAAGAAAATAATATCCTATTGATCGCTGATGAGGTAACTACTGGGTTAGGACGAACAGGGTATTGGACATCCAGTGAATATTATGGGATCAAACCGGATTTGTTGACGATTTCCAAAGGATTGACCGGAGGCTACTTTCCGATGGGAGCTACACTCATCTCTTCAGAAATAGAGTCATCCTTACTGGAGGAAGGTGGTATATTTCTTCACGGTTCAACACAATGTGGCCACCCTGTGGGATGTGTAGCTGCTCTAGAGTTAATTTCTATTATTGAAGAAGAGAACCTACTTGAGAATGCAAAAGAAATGGGAGAATACATTCTTTCAACTTTCAAGAACCAGTTGAAAGACTGTAAGCATATCGGGGAAGTACGAGGAGAAGGATTGATGATCTCCATTGAGTTTGTATCTGATCGTCTGTCCAATGAATCTATCGACTTTTCATTGGGGGAACGTTTTTCTCAAGAACTAAGAAGGCAAGGGGTGCTGGGTAACTATTTTAATGGAATTTTATTGTTGTACCCTCCACTAAACGTATCAAAAAGTGAAGCAACCTTTCTTTCCGATAAGGTTTTGCAAGCAATCAACCAAATTTTTGGAGGAATGAATGAAAATGAGTGAAGACAAACACAAAATTGTTCGTAAAGAGGATATGGTCTGGGAACATGGAATGTATGATCAAACTGAAATGGCTTATTTATGGGAAGACGAAGAGACAGGTAGGGTAGCGTTTCTCGTAAAATTAGAACCAGGAGCTCGAATTCCATTTCATGATCACCCAAGAAGAGAAGTTGCGTTTCTTGTAGAAGGGGAAGTTTGGTTGAATGATGACTTGATGAAAAAAGGCGACTTCTTAACGGCAATTGATCAAGAAGCCCATGACGTCTATACAGAAAAAGGATGTACCTTCTTTATTTATATTGATTACAATATCGAAAAACATCGATTTGAAAAAATTGAAAAGTAGTAAGTAGTTTTAAAAAAAAGCAAAAAAGAGCTTGAACATGAAATCAAGCTCTTTTTTACTTTCCACAATAAACAAGGAATCCCGGACCTTAGGGCGTATTTATCTCAAAACTTCGTTATACCAAAACTCTTTCTCAGTGTTAATGATTTTGGTAATTAAATTTTCATCACGATCAATGTAATAATAATGTAAATGGATGCCTCCTACCAACATAGCAACCCACCATCCCTTGGCGTTTGTTACTGCCATATAATGTTGGCATTGAAGATAAATGGATGACCTTTCATTCCTTTGTAGTGTAAAATCTTTATTAGAAGTAGCTTTGCACAACAAACCTTCCTTTTTGCCAGCGATCATTCGATCCACATTGGCAATCATAAATGGATGTTTAACATTTTGTAAGATCGCATTTTTTCTAAGAAGTTTTATTCCAGTCTTTTTAAATTCCTCAGCAATAAAATCCTTTACCCTCATGCGAAACTTCATTTTTTCATGTATAACCAGCTGTGTGTGACCCGTCTTTTCCTCAATTAATCTTCGCCTACTTTTACTTGGATTCACCCCAAACAGCGTACTAACATCCGTACCACCAATCCCTTTTGATCTCCATTTTGCCACTTCCGAATCATCCAAATTATTCTTCCATATCAATATTCTGTAATCCAAACCAATTCCTCCTTTCAAACTTCCTCCATAATAGGAAAAGTTTTAAAAAAATTCTCGGTCTTTATTCGGAAGATATCGGCTTTTTAATCAGTGAAATTAGGTGGATTTACTAGGAAATTAGCACTAATTATATCTAATTTTAGGCTTTTTTGTAAATTTTACACGAATCTACCGCAATGGATTATGAACTTTCAGAAAACTTTATTGTTAATATGTGCTTAGCGAGTAAAAAGTAAACAATTGACATCCTAGGGGGATTTTATGTGAAACCAGTAATCTTGTATTACCCAACATTGCAAAAAGATCTTAATTGTTATGAATGGTTCGGGAACTTGTCCAATAAAGTCAAGTTAATTAAAGTTACTAGTTTTCAAGATGTTAAGTCCGTAATGAAATTAGGAGATTACACAGTCTACATTATTTTGACAAATAGTCATTCATTTCCCACCACTTGGCAGTTCACTCAATTACAAGCGGATACTACGTTAATGATATTAGCCGGTTTCAATAAGATGAACATGATATTACTCAACTCGTTTCTTGAGTCGTTAGATACTTATGTTGAACCTAGTCCTGACAATTCCTCCTTTTATCGATCTCTCGATTATTTAGATGATAATCTTTGTGATAACGAATTGTCTCTGGAAAAAGTGGCCTCTCACGCATTCGTAAGTAAGTGTCATTATTCTAGAATTTTTCAACAATATGTCGGAAAGGGATTTAAAGAGTACGTCATTAATAAACGAATTCAAAAAGCTAAACTGCTACTGAAAAAAGGCGAAACCGTAACTGATGTTTGCTTTTCCATCGGCTACAACGACCTTACCCACTTTGGACGAATGTTCAAAAAGATTGTTGGAATCAACCCTTCTCAATACAGAAACCAATATAGTGCATGTCAGGAGGCAAAAACATCTTGAAGAAAATTCTTATCATTTTATCTGTTATAGGAGTAGTTGGGTTTACTATAACAGCCTTTCGAACCTACAACTTTTACAAAGCCTATGAAATTCCACCTTTAAAAGGGGATGTGACCATCAGGGATTTAAACATTGATTTTAAAGACGAAATAAAAGTCGCAACCAGTGATACAGCAAAGAAAAAAGAACTCACTGTCAAGGATATAAATAAGGATAATGTAGAGGATGCCTACCCCTATACTAAGAAATTAATAGAGGAAGGAAAGTACAACCAAGCCACACAATTACTTAAAAAAATAATAAAGATAAAGCCAGATCAATGGGTGTATATCAATGAACTCCGAATTCTCGCTCTAAAGGAAAACAAGACTGACAACTTCCTCAAAACGATGGAAGTCATACCTCAGACGTATGAAGTTAGAATGAACGAAGCGCTAGCTTATGTAGACTATTTACAAACGCCTGGGATGGGGACAGCAAACCTCGGCCAAAAATCAGCACAATCCATAGAATTATTAAATGGAATAATTAAAGAAAATGAACATGATTTGTTAGCCCACTATGCCAGGGGACTTAACAACCTTTATTGGCCTTTGGGTTTGAAAAGAACCAATAAAGCCATTCAAGATTTGACGTATTGTGTAGCAGCTGAAAAAGAGTTCGGAGGAGACAAATTTCCATTTTGGGCTTTATTTTATGTTGCATTGGGTGATGCCCTAGTGAAAGATGGACAACGAAACGAAGGACAAGCTGTTTGGAAAGAGGGATATAAGAAATACCCTCAATCCTTAGAACTGAAAAAACGCCAAGGATTAGATGAAAAAAAAGCTTTTCAATTAGTTAAAGAAGAGAGAGGAATTGATGGCTTTCAAAGACCTGATAAGTCCATCTCTGATCTCAGTATTATTTGGTCAAATCGTTAAAAAAGGGGATAGGTGAATGCGACCCATCGCTGTTTCTGGGATATCTGTAATTTCTTCATTGGGCTCAAATATCGAGCAAACGTGGTCAAATATGTTAAATAAACAAAGTGGTGTAAGCAAAGTGACTTTGTTTTCTGTAGAAGATCAAAACAACCGTAACGCATGTGAGGTAAAGGATCTCAAATCCATTTGTATACCAGAGGTTTATGAAAAGGGCAGAGCGACTAGCCTACTCATTACAGCGATAGACGATGCATTATTTGATGCAGGGCTGGATGAGGACTTCCTACAATCCCCTCGATGTGGTCTAAGTGTGGGGACTACGATGGGAGAGTTGAGCGGACTGGGTCAAGAAGGTGCCCGTATGAAATATGGCCCCCATCTCCTTGCAAAGAATGTTCGGGACCATTATGGATTAGAGGGACCTTCGTGGACGCTCACCAATGCTTGTGCGGCTGGGAATTTTTCCATAGCAAAGGCTATGGATGAAATTCAATCCGGTAGAGCAGACGTGATGATTGCTGCCGGTGTAGACGCATTATCTTGGGTTGCTTTTACTGGTTTTAGTAGTTTACGGGCGATGTCCCCGGATTATTGTAGTCCATTCGATAAGGATCGAAAGGGGCTAATTCTAGGTGAAGGGGCAGCTGTTTTAATTTTAGAGAGCATGGAGCATCTCCAAAAAAGGAACAGAACCTCAAAAGCTGTCCTTAAAGGCTATGGAATCAATTGTGACGCTCACCACATTACACAACCTGATCCAGAGGCAGAAGGAGCAATCACCGCAATGCAAGAAGCCCTTCACCACGCTCACTTGTCACCGGAAGATATTCATTATGTCAGCTCTCATGGTACGGGAACGAGAGCCAACGATTCCATGGAAAGTAAAGCCCTTTTAAAATGTTTTGGAAGTCGTATTAAAACGAGTTCAGTGAAAGGAAATATCGGGCATACCTTGGGTGCAGCTAGTGTCATTGAAGCCGCTTTGAGTGTGAAAATTATAAATGAAAAAATCATTCCACCAACGGCAAACTTGCATCAAGTGGATCCCGATGTGGAGATACAAGTTATCAAAGATCAACCCGCTAATTTTGACGGTGAAAATATCATTTCCAACGCCTATGCCTTTGGGGGGATTAATTCGTCCATTATTATTGGGAAATAATTGATATGGAGGATTTATGATCAATTTAAAAAAACAACCGCTTAAGGTAATTACTTCATGGAAGGATTATAAGATTGACCCCAGACATTTTGTGCTGCTCTTTCTTTTTTCGTTTACCTTTTCCGGAATGGTCTATCTAGGTTTTTTTCAATCATGGAAATCCATTGTAACCGCAGTTATCGTCTCTGTTAGCACTGAAATCGTGTTAACAAAGCTTGTCTATAAAGTATGGCGGTTTCCACTCAGTGCGGTCATAACCGGGATGGGGGTTGGATTGTTAATCAGTTCACCTTATCCCTGGATCTATGCATTGACAAGCTTTCTTTCCATTACTATTAAAATGTTTGTACGGTTTAAAAAAGGACATATTTTCAATCCTAATAATATAGCGGTGGTTTTGGTATTGTTCACTTTAAATCAATATGCCGTGAGTACACCAAAGCAATGGACCAATGGTTTTCAGATCATGATTGTTATTCTGTTGCTCGGTATTTTTGCAACCTACATGGCGAATCGACTCGATGTAGTCCTTTCGTTTCTAGGAAGTTTTACATTCTTCGGGTTACTTCGTCACTTTTGGCTTGGAGCTCCCATGTATGCTGCACTGGGTCCGCTCATGGGAGCGTCTCTCCAATTGTTTGCCTTCTTTATGATCACGGACCCCAAGTCAACTCCAAGTACAAGGCGAGAACGAATCATATTTGCTTTTCTAGTGGGCGCCTTAGATGCAGTCTTCCGTATTTATCGCATACCGAACCCCCAGTTTTATGCTCTTTCCCTCATTAGCTTGTTAACCATTATCCCATTTAGAATATGGGTTTCAAAACGAATTAATAAAACTGAAATTGGAATTTAGGTGAATAAATTATGGTATATATCAGTGGATTTTCTTCTATATCTCCATTTGGAATTGGGATTGAGAAATTGATTGGTAGAATGCAAAAAGATTCGACTGCTTCAAGTAAAAACAGACTTCCAAACCAACTTGTATACTCTCATATAAAAGGATTGAACCGACTTCCCAAAGTAAGCAGGTACGGGTGTATCGCTGTTTCAGAGGCCCTTCGGTTTGCAGGCTATAAATGGTCATCGGAAAAAGATAGCCGAGTCGGAGTCGTCGTTTCTAATAATTATGGAAGTTTAGAAGCCATTCAAGACATGTTTGAAGAGTGTGATAAGTATGGTCCCACAAAAGTGAATCCATCTATTTTTCCTGGGACTGTACTAAATGTAGTTGGGGGCCATATTTCCATTGTGTTTAAGTTTAATGGACCCAACATTACGCTATCCGAAGGAATTGATTCTGGATTTAAGAGTCTGTTGTATGCCTATGACCTCATTCAACAGGGGAAAGCAGAAAACGTTCTTGTTTGTGATCTTAATATTTTTCCCCCTCCCAAATATAAGTCAGAGGTTGAGGATTTTCTCCCAGACTTTGAGTGCGTAGGGGCACTTCTGCTCGAAAAAACACCGAAAAATAAAAAGCATTCCCTACATTTATCAATTAATCCCGCAAATAAAGAAGGTGGTCCTTTGGAAATGTCCAGGAATGTCATAAGAGAGATGATTATAAAAAGTTTTACGCTCTTAAAAGACGATCGAAATAGTAACGACACAATATACACACATGCAATAGGTCATGGAGAATATTGTATCAATATCAGTAGGGTCTCGGAATGATGAAAGACATTTATTTATCAGGTACAGGGCTAATCACCTCTCTTGGACAAGACAACCTTGCCTGGAAAAACTTGTTTAAAGATGAACACAAGCCGGACAATAGATCGTATCTTCTAAATAATAATATCGAATTGGAATATCCCGTATTTTCAATAAAAGAAGAAGAGCTAACGTACCATAAAGAAAAATGGTTTAAGGAGTTTGGTATCCAAGAACATCATATAGAAAAGTTCTTGCTGGAGGATAAAGATTTTCTTTTGTTACTGCTAGTCTCACTTATAGGTCTACGTAATGCCAATATTACCAGCAGCGATAAGACAGTTGGTTTGGTTATTGCACATGAAAACTTAGGTGTTAACCATTTAATTAATGGATTGATACAAAAACCCAATTTATTAGATCCATCAAGTCCGCTTGATTCTTTTCAACAATATAAAAATGATTTCTTCCGGCTACAGAACTTTAATTTCCTTTATCATCTTGCGAAGATATTAAAAATAAATGGGCCAACCTATACCATCAATAACGCTTGTGCCTCTGGCCTATATGCTCTTGAATTAGGGAGCAACCTAATTAAAACCGATCAGGCAGATATTGTGCTTGTTGTTTCGAGTGATTACGCGCATGTGACGGAATACCTGTGGTTAAACGAAAAGGGATTTAATGCTACGAATGATATCATTGCTCCTTTCGATCAACATGCCACAGGGTCAGTCCTCGGTGATGGCGCCGGTGCCATCATTTTAGAATCGGAAGACAGTTTGTTACAAAGGAACCATTCCCCCTTAGGACGTTATATAACCACGGCTTTTCAGCAAGACCATTGGCGAATTAGCTTGCCAGATGTCACTGCGAAATCGTATTCAAAAGCGATTAAAAATGCCTTATCTCGATACGGGAACAATGTCGATTTAATCATCCCGCATGGGACGGGAATTCCTATGTGGGATAAGTATGAAGCGAGAGAAATTACCTCTTCTTTTAAAGATTTAAATTTACAGATCCCAGATCTTGCTGCATTTAAAGGATTTACTGGCCACACCTTAGGGGCGAACAGTTTAATAGAGTTGATCCTCGGAATGTTTAGTTTGATCGAAGATGTCATCCCACCGCTTTTCCCTCAGAATTTCCACCCACATCAAGACATTTTACTTCCTTTCACAAAAAAGAAAACCACCAAAAAAATGAATAGTGTATTAAAAACCGTAGCGGCATATGGTGGATTTAATGCTGCAACCATTATTGAAAAAATTTGAGGGGGAACATATGTTATATCTTACGGATCTTGTAAATAAAACGGCGTTGGTAACGGGTGGTTCAAGAGGGATTGGTAGAGAAATTGTCACCCAGTTAGTCAAGAATAAAATCAATGTAATCTTCACCTACAATAATGGGGTTGATCAGGCAGAGGCTCTTGTAGATGAGCTAAAAAATGAAGGTGTAGTCCTTAGAGCCATTCGGTGCAATTTAGAAGAGAAAAGCGATTTGGACCATCTAATTGACTTCCTTTCTGAACTTCCCATGAAGCTTGACTTCCTTATCAATAATGCCGGATTTACAATGGATCAGCCCTTTTTAAAAATGAAGGATGAAGAATGGGAGAAGGTGTTGCAAGTAAATTTAACGGCTGCTTCATACTTGACTCGCAGGCTGCTTAGAACATTGTTAGTGCAAAAGGGTGCCATTGTGAACATCACTTCCATATCTGGATTAATTGGTACGAAAGGACAAGTAAACTATTCGGCTTCAAAAGCTGG
Coding sequences:
- a CDS encoding helix-turn-helix domain-containing protein, coding for MKPVILYYPTLQKDLNCYEWFGNLSNKVKLIKVTSFQDVKSVMKLGDYTVYIILTNSHSFPTTWQFTQLQADTTLMILAGFNKMNMILLNSFLESLDTYVEPSPDNSSFYRSLDYLDDNLCDNELSLEKVASHAFVSKCHYSRIFQQYVGKGFKEYVINKRIQKAKLLLKKGETVTDVCFSIGYNDLTHFGRMFKKIVGINPSQYRNQYSACQEAKTS
- a CDS encoding YqaJ viral recombinase family protein: MDYRILIWKNNLDDSEVAKWRSKGIGGTDVSTLFGVNPSKSRRRLIEEKTGHTQLVIHEKMKFRMRVKDFIAEEFKKTGIKLLRKNAILQNVKHPFMIANVDRMIAGKKEGLLCKATSNKDFTLQRNERSSIYLQCQHYMAVTNAKGWWVAMLVGGIHLHYYYIDRDENLITKIINTEKEFWYNEVLR
- a CDS encoding beta-ketoacyl synthase N-terminal-like domain-containing protein; translated protein: MVYISGFSSISPFGIGIEKLIGRMQKDSTASSKNRLPNQLVYSHIKGLNRLPKVSRYGCIAVSEALRFAGYKWSSEKDSRVGVVVSNNYGSLEAIQDMFEECDKYGPTKVNPSIFPGTVLNVVGGHISIVFKFNGPNITLSEGIDSGFKSLLYAYDLIQQGKAENVLVCDLNIFPPPKYKSEVEDFLPDFECVGALLLEKTPKNKKHSLHLSINPANKEGGPLEMSRNVIREMIIKSFTLLKDDRNSNDTIYTHAIGHGEYCINISRVSE
- a CDS encoding aspartate aminotransferase family protein; translation: MNKYNVLHPFSFMPNLQDKTEEDIKEIYTFLESGKGCWVKDDKGNEYFYATTAVPTVGLGNKRVVDAINKQMERLSFASTCGQTHPYVQKLAEKLVSVAGEQFSLCFYTTDGSGAIETAMKLARQHFMQKGLQGKSKFISFDGNYHGTTFASGSVTKMGIQETFGEGIKGCYTAPFPNMLRPPVEGTEEEITDYCLQRLKHLIAEISPDEVAAIIFEPIQGVNGIIPMSKRFLQQVASLAKENNILLIADEVTTGLGRTGYWTSSEYYGIKPDLLTISKGLTGGYFPMGATLISSEIESSLLEEGGIFLHGSTQCGHPVGCVAALELISIIEEENLLENAKEMGEYILSTFKNQLKDCKHIGEVRGEGLMISIEFVSDRLSNESIDFSLGERFSQELRRQGVLGNYFNGILLLYPPLNVSKSEATFLSDKVLQAINQIFGGMNENE
- the fabG gene encoding 3-oxoacyl-ACP reductase FabG; the encoded protein is MLQPLLKKFEGEHMLYLTDLVNKTALVTGGSRGIGREIVTQLVKNKINVIFTYNNGVDQAEALVDELKNEGVVLRAIRCNLEEKSDLDHLIDFLSELPMKLDFLINNAGFTMDQPFLKMKDEEWEKVLQVNLTAASYLTRRLLRTLLVQKGAIVNITSISGLIGTKGQVNYSASKAGMIGLTKSLSREIGRLGVRVNCVAPGYIKTDMLNGIPKDKWDKIQKEIPLNRIGESEDVAHMVLYLLSSYSSYITGQVITIDGGLI
- a CDS encoding beta-ketoacyl-[acyl-carrier-protein] synthase family protein, which codes for MRPIAVSGISVISSLGSNIEQTWSNMLNKQSGVSKVTLFSVEDQNNRNACEVKDLKSICIPEVYEKGRATSLLITAIDDALFDAGLDEDFLQSPRCGLSVGTTMGELSGLGQEGARMKYGPHLLAKNVRDHYGLEGPSWTLTNACAAGNFSIAKAMDEIQSGRADVMIAAGVDALSWVAFTGFSSLRAMSPDYCSPFDKDRKGLILGEGAAVLILESMEHLQKRNRTSKAVLKGYGINCDAHHITQPDPEAEGAITAMQEALHHAHLSPEDIHYVSSHGTGTRANDSMESKALLKCFGSRIKTSSVKGNIGHTLGAASVIEAALSVKIINEKIIPPTANLHQVDPDVEIQVIKDQPANFDGENIISNAYAFGGINSSIIIGK
- a CDS encoding RnfABCDGE type electron transport complex subunit D gives rise to the protein MINLKKQPLKVITSWKDYKIDPRHFVLLFLFSFTFSGMVYLGFFQSWKSIVTAVIVSVSTEIVLTKLVYKVWRFPLSAVITGMGVGLLISSPYPWIYALTSFLSITIKMFVRFKKGHIFNPNNIAVVLVLFTLNQYAVSTPKQWTNGFQIMIVILLLGIFATYMANRLDVVLSFLGSFTFFGLLRHFWLGAPMYAALGPLMGASLQLFAFFMITDPKSTPSTRRERIIFAFLVGALDAVFRIYRIPNPQFYALSLISLLTIIPFRIWVSKRINKTEIGI
- a CDS encoding beta-ketoacyl synthase N-terminal-like domain-containing protein — encoded protein: MMKDIYLSGTGLITSLGQDNLAWKNLFKDEHKPDNRSYLLNNNIELEYPVFSIKEEELTYHKEKWFKEFGIQEHHIEKFLLEDKDFLLLLLVSLIGLRNANITSSDKTVGLVIAHENLGVNHLINGLIQKPNLLDPSSPLDSFQQYKNDFFRLQNFNFLYHLAKILKINGPTYTINNACASGLYALELGSNLIKTDQADIVLVVSSDYAHVTEYLWLNEKGFNATNDIIAPFDQHATGSVLGDGAGAIILESEDSLLQRNHSPLGRYITTAFQQDHWRISLPDVTAKSYSKAIKNALSRYGNNVDLIIPHGTGIPMWDKYEAREITSSFKDLNLQIPDLAAFKGFTGHTLGANSLIELILGMFSLIEDVIPPLFPQNFHPHQDILLPFTKKKTTKKMNSVLKTVAAYGGFNAATIIEKI
- a CDS encoding cupin domain-containing protein; translation: MKMSEDKHKIVRKEDMVWEHGMYDQTEMAYLWEDEETGRVAFLVKLEPGARIPFHDHPRREVAFLVEGEVWLNDDLMKKGDFLTAIDQEAHDVYTEKGCTFFIYIDYNIEKHRFEKIEK